The following DNA comes from Streptomyces sp. NBC_00273.
CAACGACCACTCGGAGGGCCACCGGCGGCTGCCGCGCGCGGACGAGGACCCGGACCGGCCGCTCAAGGGGCGGCGCCGGCCGAAGCGGCTGCCGGAGCCCGTTCCGGAGCCGGTGCCCGTGCCGGATCCCGCTCTGCAGCCCGTGTCCGAGCCCGTGTCCGAGCCCGCGCCCAAGTCCCTGTCCGAGCCCGCGTCGGGGCCCGTGCCGGGGCCCTGAAGGGGCCCGCGCGGGTCGCCGTACCCTTGCTCAGTGAGGTACGTGCACACAGCAGGTTCAACGAGGAGGCGCTGCGGTGGCTGAGCTTGGGTTTGTCCATCTGGGCTTCGGACCGGAATCCGTCGAGTACACCCGGGCCTGGGAAGAACAGCGCAGGGTGCACGCGGCCCGCTTCGCGGACGAGATCGAGGACACCTGCCTGCTGCTGGAGCACCTGCCGGTCTACACGGCGGGCCGGCGCACCGACCCCAGTGAGCGCCCGCTCGACGGCACCCCCGTCGTGGACGTGGACCGCGGCGGCAAGATCACCTGGCACGGCCCGGGCCAGCTGGTCGGCTACCCGATCATGAAGCTGCCCCGCCCGGTGGACGTCGTCGCGCACGTCCGCCGCCTCGAAGAGGCCCTGATCCGCACCGCCGCCGAGTTCGGCGTGGAGACCACCCGGGTCGAGGGCCGCTCCGGCGTCTGGGTCCTGGGCGACCCCGTCGAGGAGCGCCCCACGATCGGCGGCCTCTCCCTCGACCTCGACCCCCGGCTGCACGACGAGGAGTTCGACGCGCGGCTGAACGGCCCCGAGTACGCCCCGTCCAACGCCGGCCAGCGCCGCGAGGACCGCAAGCTCGCCGCCATCGGCATCCGGGTCGCCAAGGGCGTCACGATGCACGGCTTCGCGATCAACGTGAACCCGGACAGCACCTGGTTCGACCGGATCATCCCCTGTGGGATCCGGGACGCAGGTGTGACGTCGCTCTCGTACGAACTGGGCCGGGAGATCACCATCGCCGAGGTGCTTCCCGTGGCCGAAAGGCACCTGAAGGACGTACTGGAGCACGCGGAGCTGAGGCCCCGCGAGATAGAGCCGGCAGTGGGCTCCTAGCCCCCGGGAATGCGACCGGCCGCTCGCAGGTTGGCCGACGTAAGAGCGTACGAAATTACGGGCGTACCCTGGTGGGCGCCCGAACAATCGAAGTCACAGGGAGCCGGTCGTGTCCGCAGTCGCACCCGACGGACGCAAGATGCTGCGCCTGGAGGTCCGTAACGCCCAGACCCCCATCGAGCGCAAGCCCGAGTGGATCAAGACCCGGGCGAAGATGGGTCCCGAGTACACCAAGATGCAGGCCCTGGTGAAGGGCGAAGGACTGCACACGGTGTGCCAGGAAGCCGGCTGTCCGAACATCTACGAATGCTGGGAGGACCGCGAGGCCACCTTCCTCATCGGTGGTGACCAGTGCACCCGGCGCTGTGACTTCTGCCAGATCGACACGGGCAAGCCCGAGGCGCTGGACCGTGACGAGCCGCGGCGCGTCGGCGAGTCCGTGGTCACGATGGACCTGAACTACGCCACCATCACGGGCGTCGCGCGCGACGACCTGGCCGACGGCGGCGCCTGGCTGTACGCGGAGACCGTGCGCCAGATCCACCAGCAGACGGCGGGCCGCGAGACCGGCCACACCAAGGTCGAGCTGCTGGCCCCCGACTTCAACGCGGTCCCGGAGCTGCTGGAGGAGGTCTTCGCCTCCCGCCCCGAGGTCTTCGCGCACAACGTCGAGACGGTGCCGCGGATCTTCAAGCGGATCCGCCCCGGCTTCCGCTACGAGCGCTCGCTCGACGTGATCACCAAGGCCCGCGCCTACGGTCTGGTGACCAAGTCGAACCTGATCCTCGGCATGGGCGAGGAGCGCGAGGAGGTCTCGCAGGCCCTGAAGGACCTGCATGAGGCCGGTTGCGAGCTCATCACCATCACGCAGTACCTGCGGCCCTCGCCGCGGCACCACCCCGTCGAGCGCTGGGTGAAGCCGGCCGAGTTCGTGGAGCTGGCGAAGGAGGCCGAGGAGATCGGCTACTCCGGCGTGATGTCCGGCCCGCTGGTCCGGTCCTCGTACCGGGCGGGTCGCCTGTACCAGCAGGCGATGGAGAAGCGCAGCCGAGCCTGAGCGCAGGTTGAGGGTCCGCCCGAGGTACGAGGGCGGGCACTCGGCCGCAGCGGTGACGAGGCGGAGCTCGACCGAGGGCATGGAGAAGCGCAGCCGAGTCTGACGCGCGGCGCGACTCTACGTGTGAAGTCGCGCACAAAAAGCTACCAATGAGTAATACCGCATCGGCGCGGCCCCTAGGCTCTTCCTTGAGGAAGAGTCCGGCGGGCCGCGTCAGCGTTTGCAACGTGTCAATCACATTTGACCGACCGGTCACGCCCTGGTAACACCAGTCAGTGACGCTTGGTCCACGCACCGCACACACCGCTCGCATCACGCAGAGGCGAGCATCGTGAAAGGGATCGACATCATGCAGGCCGCGCCCGTACGCGCCATTGCCATCCCGACCCTCTCCGACGCCTT
Coding sequences within:
- the lipB gene encoding lipoyl(octanoyl) transferase LipB, which gives rise to MAELGFVHLGFGPESVEYTRAWEEQRRVHAARFADEIEDTCLLLEHLPVYTAGRRTDPSERPLDGTPVVDVDRGGKITWHGPGQLVGYPIMKLPRPVDVVAHVRRLEEALIRTAAEFGVETTRVEGRSGVWVLGDPVEERPTIGGLSLDLDPRLHDEEFDARLNGPEYAPSNAGQRREDRKLAAIGIRVAKGVTMHGFAINVNPDSTWFDRIIPCGIRDAGVTSLSYELGREITIAEVLPVAERHLKDVLEHAELRPREIEPAVGS
- the lipA gene encoding lipoyl synthase; translation: MSAVAPDGRKMLRLEVRNAQTPIERKPEWIKTRAKMGPEYTKMQALVKGEGLHTVCQEAGCPNIYECWEDREATFLIGGDQCTRRCDFCQIDTGKPEALDRDEPRRVGESVVTMDLNYATITGVARDDLADGGAWLYAETVRQIHQQTAGRETGHTKVELLAPDFNAVPELLEEVFASRPEVFAHNVETVPRIFKRIRPGFRYERSLDVITKARAYGLVTKSNLILGMGEEREEVSQALKDLHEAGCELITITQYLRPSPRHHPVERWVKPAEFVELAKEAEEIGYSGVMSGPLVRSSYRAGRLYQQAMEKRSRA